The Stieleria maiorica genome includes the window CAGGTCGACCGTCCCCCCTCCTGTTTGAGCGAATGTCCAATCCGCGAGCGCCGCCAAGTCGGTCACTTCAAAGCTTTCAAGCAGCGGCACGGTCGCCGCCAGCACCCGGCGGTCTTCCAAGGACTCCGCAATCATTCGCCGCCGTCCGCGACGATTCGTACTCCGCCGCCCGCACGATCCCCGTCGACTCTCCGAAGGTCGACTGCCCGAAGAATAGATCCACCGCCTGAACTCATTCATCGATCCCGCCTCGCCTAGAATCATTCATGTCGCAGCGGAGTCGTCTCGGTCAGTAGCAAGGTTGCTCCATCTGATCGATTTTTGCCCCCGCCGTCGTCCGATCATAGCGGAGGGAAATCCCTGCCGGATGGCACGCCCGTGCAAATCGTGCGGTATTTTTTGAATTTTCGAGTTTGAGCGTCGCTCGCTCAGACCGCCGACGTGGCGCCATCGCCCCTGCGGACTAGCAACGACGGAGACGTACGAGGTGATTCCGACGGTGTCGATTGATAAAGAGAACGTTTGTGGTTGCCGATTTTTTTGTCACCCCGGCCTGACAATGGCTGCCGGCGGCTCGCTATGATCGATGGTGGCTCTTTTGACACCTTTTCAAGCACCCTGCCATGCCGAATATCCTTGTTGTGGACGACAGCGCCACCCAGATCGCGATGATCTCTTCGGTCTTGCAACAGCAAGGGTTGACGGTGAGGACGGCGGCCAATGGTCGCGAGGCGCTGGCCTCGTTGCGGGAGGACACGCCGGATTTGGTGATCACGGACATGCAAATGCCCGAAATGAACGGTGTCGAACTGATCCGGGCAATGCGGACCGATTTTTCGCTCGTCCCGGCGGTCCTGGTGACGGCATTCGGCAACGAGGACCTGGCGGCCGAGGCGTTGGGCGTCGGAGCGGCCAATTACATCTCAAAAGACCACGTCGGAATCCTGCTGCCGGACATCGTCGCGCGTATGACGTCGTTCGCCCAGGCCAATGCCCAGTCGCTGTACCTGAAGGGGGCTCTGACGCGATCCTCCTTCGAATTTGTGCTGGACTGTTCGATCGAACGGATCACGCCCCTGGTCAGCTTGATCATTCGTCTATTGGCCTCCATGAACGTGTTGCATACCAGCCAGCGGATTCGGATGGCCGAGGCCCTCGACTACCTGATCTTTCATTCGATCATCCACGGGAACTTCGAAGTTCCCGTCCGTTCCACGCCGATGTCGATCGACGACGCGAGGGCACTCGTGACTGAAAAACTGGGCGACCCGTCGCTGCGAACGATTACCGAGCGGATCGTGACCATTCAACTGGATGTGACCAGCCAAGAGGCAAGATTCACGGTCGCCCATGAAGGCCCCGGACAGCCGATCTTGCACGCCCCGATGCCGGGAACTCCGCAAAGTTTTTCGGATGAACGCGGGCGTGGAATGTTGCTGATGACCAGCGTGATGGACGAGGTGTTCGTCGATGCGCACTCAAGCAAGGTGACCTTGGTCAAGTACATTTC containing:
- a CDS encoding response regulator; this translates as MPNILVVDDSATQIAMISSVLQQQGLTVRTAANGREALASLREDTPDLVITDMQMPEMNGVELIRAMRTDFSLVPAVLVTAFGNEDLAAEALGVGAANYISKDHVGILLPDIVARMTSFAQANAQSLYLKGALTRSSFEFVLDCSIERITPLVSLIIRLLASMNVLHTSQRIRMAEALDYLIFHSIIHGNFEVPVRSTPMSIDDARALVTEKLGDPSLRTITERIVTIQLDVTSQEARFTVAHEGPGQPILHAPMPGTPQSFSDERGRGMLLMTSVMDEVFVDAHSSKVTLVKYISR